One window from the genome of Bradyrhizobium xenonodulans encodes:
- a CDS encoding adenylate/guanylate cyclase domain-containing protein: MVRFASRKTRQHAVMSEEFERELTREVLRTELLRVRALITTGCVIVVFLTATFLIDPALVNRVWRGTEGLVREYILVGGFILFEVWVHSQIRRNLKLDRDLPVVRRYIGATIETSLPTIILILQIRSMGASQALGFVLPLVYFIFVILSTLRLDFWLSTFTGFVAAAELLAVALYYNSASDAGEPLIYFHVVRSVVILICGVLAGAVGAQLRRQFGASIAAATARDRVTNLFGQHVSPQVVERLMAAGTSASGDLRRVAVMFVDFRGFTAGAQSRTPTEVVERLDGAFAVLVDILDRQGGIVNKFLGDGFLALFGAPLEAADAAHRAVAAGREMLTAMDRINAQTSWPLRIGIGIHFGEVVAGNIGSPRRKEYTVIGDTVNFASRLEALNKEFGSQLLISASVREALGDDGADAVALGEVEVRGYEQPVAVFQLG; this comes from the coding sequence ATGGTCAGGTTTGCGAGCAGGAAGACGCGGCAGCATGCCGTGATGTCGGAGGAGTTCGAGCGCGAGCTGACGCGGGAGGTGCTGCGCACCGAGCTGTTGCGGGTGAGAGCGCTGATCACGACGGGCTGCGTCATAGTCGTGTTCCTCACAGCAACCTTCCTGATCGATCCAGCTCTCGTGAACCGGGTCTGGCGCGGGACGGAGGGTCTCGTCCGCGAATACATTCTCGTGGGGGGCTTCATTCTCTTCGAGGTCTGGGTCCACAGCCAGATCAGGCGAAACCTCAAGCTCGATCGCGACCTGCCGGTGGTCAGGCGCTATATCGGCGCAACAATCGAAACGTCGCTGCCGACGATCATCCTGATTCTGCAGATCCGCAGCATGGGAGCGAGCCAGGCGCTCGGTTTCGTGTTGCCACTGGTCTATTTCATCTTTGTCATCCTTTCGACTCTGCGGCTCGATTTCTGGCTCTCCACCTTCACGGGATTTGTGGCCGCCGCCGAACTCCTGGCCGTCGCGCTGTATTACAATTCGGCCAGCGACGCCGGCGAGCCCCTGATCTATTTCCACGTCGTGCGCAGCGTCGTCATCCTGATCTGCGGCGTGCTGGCCGGAGCCGTCGGCGCGCAGCTGCGGCGGCAATTTGGCGCGAGCATCGCGGCGGCGACTGCGCGCGACCGGGTGACCAACCTGTTCGGCCAGCACGTCTCGCCTCAGGTGGTGGAGCGGTTGATGGCGGCGGGAACCAGCGCCAGTGGCGATCTCCGCCGCGTTGCCGTGATGTTCGTCGACTTCCGCGGTTTCACCGCCGGCGCGCAGTCGCGCACGCCGACGGAGGTCGTCGAGCGGCTCGACGGCGCCTTCGCCGTGCTGGTCGACATCCTCGATCGCCAGGGCGGCATCGTGAACAAGTTTCTCGGCGACGGCTTTCTCGCGCTGTTCGGTGCGCCGCTGGAAGCCGCCGACGCCGCGCATCGCGCGGTCGCGGCGGGCCGCGAGATGCTGACCGCGATGGACCGCATCAACGCGCAAACGAGCTGGCCGCTCAGAATCGGCATCGGCATTCATTTCGGTGAGGTCGTTGCCGGCAATATCGGCTCGCCCCGCCGCAAGGAATACACCGTGATCGGCGACACCGTGAACTTCGCCTCGCGGCTGGAGGCACTCAACAAGGAGTTCGGCTCGCAACTCCTGATCTCCGCGTCCGTGCGCGAGGCGCTCGGCGATGACGGTGCGGACGCCGTTGCGCTCGGCGAAGTCGAGGTCCGCGGCTACGAGCAGCCGGTCGCGGTGTTTCAATTGGGATAA
- a CDS encoding ArsR/SmtB family transcription factor, with translation MLEALPNPVTTVMRALADPTRRAVFERVFESKEISVAELTRGSGVTQGAISQHLKSLKQAGLVAERAEGRNVYYRAAPQGLEPLVTWMDHYGVFWRERFQNLRDLLKEIDP, from the coding sequence ATGCTCGAAGCACTCCCAAACCCCGTCACGACCGTGATGCGCGCCCTCGCTGACCCCACCCGCCGCGCCGTGTTCGAGCGCGTGTTCGAGAGCAAGGAGATCAGCGTCGCCGAGCTCACGCGCGGCAGCGGCGTCACCCAGGGCGCGATCTCGCAGCACCTGAAATCCCTCAAACAGGCCGGCCTCGTCGCCGAGCGCGCCGAAGGCCGCAACGTCTACTACCGCGCCGCGCCGCAAGGACTCGAGCCGCTGGTCACCTGGATGGACCATTACGGCGTGTTCTGGCGCGAGCGCTTCCAGAACCTGCGTGACCTCTTGAAGGAGATCGATCCGTGA
- a CDS encoding DUF488 domain-containing protein: MARAKKLFTIGYEQTPPKAVLDELEEAGVKLVVDVRAVTSSRRPGFSKKQLSAGLDERGIAYVHLAALGTPKEGRLAARSGQYDMLQKIFSKHLKTPEAREQMDELSALVKKAGPVCLLCYERDHTHCHRQMIAEIIEERDGVAVKNLAGQQV; this comes from the coding sequence ATGGCAAGAGCAAAAAAGCTGTTCACCATCGGCTACGAGCAGACGCCGCCCAAGGCGGTGCTGGATGAGCTGGAAGAGGCCGGCGTCAAGCTCGTGGTCGACGTGCGCGCGGTGACGTCGTCGCGGCGGCCGGGCTTTTCCAAGAAGCAGCTGTCCGCAGGCCTCGATGAGCGCGGCATCGCCTATGTGCATCTCGCCGCGCTCGGTACCCCCAAGGAAGGTCGCCTTGCCGCGCGTAGCGGGCAGTACGACATGCTGCAGAAGATCTTTTCAAAGCACCTGAAGACGCCGGAAGCCCGGGAGCAGATGGACGAACTCTCGGCGCTGGTGAAGAAGGCCGGCCCCGTCTGCCTGCTCTGCTACGAGCGCGACCACACCCACTGCCATCGCCAGATGATCGCGGAGATCATCGAGGAGCGCGACGGCGTGGCGGTGAAGAATCTGGCGGGGCAGCAGGTGTAG
- a CDS encoding SRPBCC family protein, translated as MSAAALKDETKDIVLDEVFPHAPATIWKALTSAQLIARWLMQPTGFEAVEGNAFTFQTTPGGNWDGVIHCRVLEVVANSRLVYAWKGGDVRNTGYGAPLDTVVTWSLTPVEAGTRIQLIHAGFVLPRNESAYTVMSGGWKKVVRKLDEISGEE; from the coding sequence GTGAGTGCAGCCGCGTTGAAAGACGAGACAAAAGACATTGTTCTGGACGAGGTCTTCCCTCACGCGCCGGCAACGATCTGGAAGGCACTGACCAGCGCGCAGTTGATCGCGCGCTGGCTGATGCAGCCGACCGGCTTTGAAGCCGTCGAAGGCAACGCCTTCACGTTCCAGACCACCCCGGGCGGCAACTGGGATGGCGTCATTCATTGCCGGGTTCTGGAGGTCGTGGCGAACAGTCGCCTCGTCTACGCCTGGAAGGGCGGCGACGTGCGCAACACCGGCTACGGCGCGCCGCTCGACACCGTCGTGACCTGGTCCCTCACCCCGGTCGAGGCCGGCACACGAATTCAGCTGATTCATGCGGGCTTCGTCCTGCCCAGGAACGAGAGCGCCTACACGGTCATGAGTGGCGGCTGGAAGAAGGTCGTGCGCAAGCTCGACGAGATCAGCGGCGAAGAGTGA
- a CDS encoding DUF72 domain-containing protein, with product MRDPPVAKAKTASKKSGNIFIGIGGWTFEPWRGVFYPEKLTQAKELSYAASKLTSIEINGTYYGSQKPESFRKWAGEVPDGFVFSVKGPRFATNRRVLAEAGDSVKRFYDSGVLELGDRLGPVLWQFAPTKKFDGADFGAFLELLPRKLEGRALRHVVEVRHDSFCTPDFIALIREFETPVVFAEHGKYPAIADVAGDFVYARLQKGNDEIKTCYPPKQLDAWAERFEAWADGGEPDDLPKVDKSKPKKEPRDVFAYVIHEGKVRAPHGAMELIARVS from the coding sequence ATGCGAGATCCTCCCGTGGCCAAAGCAAAAACCGCGTCCAAAAAATCCGGCAACATCTTCATCGGCATCGGCGGCTGGACCTTCGAGCCCTGGCGCGGCGTGTTCTATCCGGAGAAGCTGACGCAGGCGAAGGAGCTGTCCTATGCCGCCTCGAAGCTGACCTCGATCGAGATCAACGGCACCTATTACGGCTCGCAGAAGCCGGAGAGCTTTCGCAAATGGGCGGGCGAAGTGCCCGACGGATTCGTGTTCTCGGTGAAGGGACCGCGCTTCGCCACCAACCGCCGCGTGCTGGCCGAGGCCGGCGATTCCGTCAAACGGTTCTACGATTCCGGCGTGCTGGAACTCGGCGACCGGCTCGGGCCGGTGCTGTGGCAGTTCGCACCGACCAAGAAATTCGACGGCGCCGATTTCGGTGCGTTTCTCGAGCTGCTGCCGCGCAAGCTCGAGGGCCGCGCGCTGCGCCATGTCGTCGAGGTTCGCCACGACAGTTTTTGCACGCCTGATTTCATCGCGCTGATCCGCGAGTTCGAGACGCCCGTGGTGTTCGCCGAGCACGGCAAATATCCGGCGATCGCGGACGTTGCCGGCGACTTCGTCTATGCCCGGCTCCAGAAGGGCAATGACGAGATCAAGACCTGCTATCCGCCGAAGCAGCTCGATGCCTGGGCTGAGCGCTTTGAGGCATGGGCCGACGGCGGCGAACCCGACGATTTGCCGAAGGTCGACAAGAGCAAGCCCAAGAAGGAGCCGCGCGACGTGTTCGCCTATGTGATCCACGAGGGCAAGGTGCGCGCACCCCACGGCGCCATGGAACTGATCGCGCGGGTGAGCTGA
- a CDS encoding glycosyltransferase family 39 protein, translating into MGGADARIVRNTALVILALVALRLVAAAFTPITFDEAYYWMWSKNLAGGYYDHPPMVAYVIRAGTMIAGDTELGVRLVSILLALPMSYAVYRSAAILFGGARLAATSAILLNVTMMASVGTLIVTPDAPLLVASSFVLLFLAKVLETGRGVWWLAVGAAVGAALLSKYTAMFFGAAILIWLASVPKLRSWFLSPWPYLGGLVALALFSPVILWNADHQWVSFAKQLGRAKIEDFRPVFIAELIPTQIAFATPLVFILGAMGLHALTWHRAGALASRALIETMFWTIVAYFVWHSLHARVEANWFAPVYPPFVVAAAAAANLAQWKPRARRLVDFCLRWAAPTGIVMFAALIVQANTGWLSGYRRDATVRSVGVGWSELAAEIDAVRARNGATCVLAPDYGTTGWLAFYLPRGTCVAQQNQRIRWVNMPEPDPKLLAGKLIYVDELRPDGHPALKDLFAQVTEIVQLQRKRGPLVVETYGIDLLEGAKGDVLDHSPPPEAR; encoded by the coding sequence ATGGGCGGAGCTGACGCGCGGATCGTCCGCAATACGGCGCTGGTGATTCTTGCGCTGGTGGCTCTGCGCCTCGTCGCGGCCGCGTTCACGCCGATCACTTTCGACGAAGCCTATTACTGGATGTGGTCGAAGAACCTCGCCGGGGGCTATTACGACCACCCGCCGATGGTCGCCTATGTGATCCGCGCCGGGACCATGATCGCCGGCGACACCGAGCTCGGCGTTCGCCTCGTCTCGATCCTGCTCGCGCTGCCGATGAGCTATGCGGTCTATCGCTCCGCCGCGATCCTGTTCGGCGGCGCACGGCTCGCCGCAACCAGCGCCATCCTGCTCAACGTGACGATGATGGCCTCCGTCGGCACGCTGATCGTCACGCCGGATGCACCGCTGCTGGTCGCCTCCAGCTTCGTGCTGCTCTTCCTCGCAAAAGTGCTGGAGACCGGCCGCGGTGTCTGGTGGCTCGCCGTCGGCGCGGCGGTCGGCGCGGCGCTGCTGTCGAAATACACGGCGATGTTCTTTGGCGCTGCGATCCTGATCTGGCTCGCTTCCGTGCCAAAGCTCAGGTCCTGGTTCCTCTCGCCCTGGCCGTATCTCGGCGGCCTCGTTGCGCTCGCGCTGTTCTCGCCGGTGATTCTCTGGAACGCAGATCATCAATGGGTCTCGTTCGCAAAGCAGCTCGGGCGCGCGAAGATCGAAGACTTCCGTCCGGTCTTCATCGCCGAGCTGATCCCGACCCAGATCGCGTTCGCGACCCCGCTGGTCTTCATCCTCGGTGCGATGGGTCTGCACGCGCTGACTTGGCACAGGGCTGGCGCGCTGGCCTCGCGCGCGCTGATCGAGACGATGTTCTGGACCATCGTCGCCTATTTCGTCTGGCATTCGCTGCATGCCCGCGTCGAGGCCAACTGGTTCGCGCCGGTCTATCCGCCCTTCGTCGTCGCCGCCGCGGCCGCCGCCAATCTGGCACAATGGAAGCCGCGCGCGCGCCGCCTGGTCGATTTCTGCCTGCGCTGGGCCGCACCAACGGGCATCGTGATGTTTGCCGCGCTGATCGTGCAGGCCAATACCGGCTGGCTGTCGGGCTATCGCCGCGATGCGACCGTGCGCAGCGTTGGCGTCGGCTGGTCCGAGCTCGCCGCCGAGATCGATGCCGTGCGCGCGCGCAATGGCGCGACCTGCGTGCTGGCGCCGGACTACGGCACCACCGGCTGGCTCGCGTTCTACCTGCCGCGCGGCACCTGCGTGGCGCAGCAGAACCAGCGCATCCGCTGGGTCAACATGCCCGAACCTGATCCGAAGTTGCTTGCCGGCAAGCTGATCTATGTCGACGAGCTGCGCCCGGACGGCCATCCCGCCCTCAAGGACCTCTTTGCCCAGGTGACGGAAATCGTCCAATTGCAGCGCAAGCGCGGCCCGCTCGTGGTCGAGACCTACGGCATCGATCTGCTCGAAGGCGCCAAGGGCGATGTGCTCGACCACTCGCCGCCGCCGGAAGCGCGGTAG
- a CDS encoding TetR/AcrR family transcriptional regulator: MTKRSTKLAASSAADGEAPASSRAARAAERRQAIVDAAMEEFIARGFAATRLDDIAKRAGVAKGTIYLHFKDKESMFEELVRTVIVPVVTRLTTLPPPAGSVRDLVEAFASNFLKEVINTRRGDLVRLIVAEGPRFPSVADFYYREVVSRGMAGMRTLIELGIARGEIRQKDLARYPQILVAPAMIAVIWQSLFARHSPLDAQEMLRVHLDLIFGERRTT; encoded by the coding sequence ATGACGAAGAGATCGACCAAACTCGCCGCGTCGTCTGCAGCCGACGGAGAGGCGCCCGCCTCAAGCCGTGCCGCGCGGGCGGCGGAGCGGCGCCAGGCGATCGTGGACGCGGCGATGGAGGAGTTCATCGCGCGTGGCTTTGCCGCGACCAGGCTGGACGACATCGCCAAGCGGGCCGGCGTCGCCAAGGGCACGATCTACCTGCACTTCAAGGACAAGGAATCGATGTTCGAGGAGCTGGTGCGCACCGTGATCGTGCCGGTCGTCACGCGGCTCACGACACTGCCGCCGCCAGCGGGCTCGGTGCGCGATCTCGTCGAGGCCTTTGCCAGCAACTTCCTGAAAGAGGTCATCAACACCAGGCGCGGCGATCTCGTGCGCCTGATCGTGGCGGAGGGGCCGCGCTTTCCATCCGTCGCCGACTTCTATTACCGCGAGGTCGTCTCGCGCGGGATGGCCGGCATGCGCACGCTGATCGAGCTCGGCATTGCCCGCGGCGAGATCCGCCAGAAGGACCTTGCGCGCTATCCGCAGATCCTGGTCGCGCCCGCGATGATCGCGGTGATCTGGCAGAGCCTGTTTGCGCGGCATTCGCCGCTCGACGCGCAGGAGATGCTGCGCGTCCATCTCGATTTGATTTTTGGCGAACGGAGGACGACATGA
- a CDS encoding PhzF family phenazine biosynthesis protein: protein MQRRYVTVDVFTDRAFGGNQLAVVLDAGGLSTAQMQAIATEFNYSETTFVLPPRDKANDAEVRIFTPVLEIAFAGHPNVGTAFVLASMAKEPKPRVLFEEKAGLVPVDIVRAQGRVIRTELTAPQPLARLAQLSAAEAASCISLSADDVRTDSHAPQIVTVGNAFLVIELHSREALKRARPDAAAYGRVLPRDGARSVWFYTRDVPAAEAPCERQARMFMRGASGLTEDPATGSATVAAAALFADLDPMRDGELKLTVGQGFDMGRPSILQTRVRKQDGKIVSAHVGGSCVQMMEGTFKLAEEG, encoded by the coding sequence ATGCAGCGCCGCTACGTCACCGTCGACGTGTTCACCGATCGCGCCTTCGGCGGCAACCAGCTCGCCGTAGTGCTGGATGCCGGCGGGCTTTCGACCGCGCAGATGCAGGCGATCGCGACCGAGTTCAATTATTCCGAGACCACCTTCGTGCTGCCGCCGCGCGACAAGGCCAACGACGCCGAGGTGCGTATCTTCACGCCCGTGCTGGAGATTGCTTTTGCCGGCCATCCGAATGTCGGCACCGCCTTCGTGCTTGCTTCGATGGCGAAAGAGCCGAAGCCGCGCGTGCTGTTCGAGGAGAAGGCCGGGCTGGTCCCGGTCGATATCGTGCGAGCGCAGGGAAGGGTGATCCGAACCGAGCTCACCGCGCCGCAGCCGCTCGCGCGGCTTGCACAGTTGTCGGCCGCTGAAGCCGCGAGCTGCATCTCGCTCAGCGCAGACGACGTCAGGACCGACAGCCACGCGCCGCAAATCGTCACCGTCGGAAACGCGTTTCTGGTGATCGAGCTGCATTCGCGTGAGGCATTGAAGCGGGCTCGGCCTGATGCTGCGGCCTACGGCAGGGTCTTGCCGCGCGACGGCGCCCGGTCGGTGTGGTTCTATACGCGTGACGTGCCCGCGGCGGAGGCGCCTTGCGAGCGACAGGCGCGAATGTTCATGCGCGGCGCCAGCGGCCTGACTGAGGACCCCGCCACCGGCAGCGCCACCGTTGCGGCCGCCGCGCTGTTCGCCGATCTCGATCCCATGCGTGACGGCGAGCTGAAGCTCACGGTCGGCCAGGGGTTTGACATGGGCCGGCCAAGCATCCTCCAGACGCGCGTGCGCAAGCAGGACGGCAAGATCGTCTCCGCGCATGTCGGCGGCAGCTGCGTACAGATGATGGAGGGGACGTTCAAGCTGGCGGAGGAGGGGTAA
- a CDS encoding ABC transporter permease, which yields MSAADHPAPLREIRERFGFLRRSYAMLIKEFIQLRRDRVSFAMIVMLPVMQLMLFGYAINTTPHNLPSAVLLQEDSDLARSILKALENTKYFRFLYEVHDVDDFDNLLKSGKVLFGVEIPRGFERAVRRGDKPALLVAADATDPVAASSAIGSLGMVVQTALKHDLYIGDPPEMPFEIRAHARYNPAAASSLNIVPGLVGTILTMTMLIFTSLSVTREVERGTMESLLSMPIRPVEVMFGKIIPYVLVGFVQAFLIIGIGVGLFGVPVLGNLFLLALLSTLFITTNLAIGYTISTLVQNQLQAMQMSMMFFLPSILLSGFMFPFAGMPVWAQYLGECLPLTHYLRIVRAIMLKGATMQNLRFDTLALAALMLVAMTIAVTRFRRTLD from the coding sequence ATGAGCGCCGCCGATCATCCCGCGCCGCTACGCGAAATCCGGGAGCGCTTCGGCTTCCTGCGGCGCTCTTATGCGATGCTGATCAAGGAGTTCATCCAGCTCAGACGCGACCGTGTCTCGTTCGCCATGATCGTGATGCTGCCGGTGATGCAGCTCATGCTGTTCGGCTATGCCATCAACACCACGCCGCACAATCTGCCGAGCGCCGTGCTGCTCCAGGAAGACTCCGATCTTGCCCGCTCGATCCTGAAGGCGCTGGAGAACACCAAATATTTCCGCTTTCTCTATGAAGTGCACGACGTCGACGATTTCGACAATCTGCTGAAATCCGGCAAGGTGCTGTTCGGGGTCGAGATCCCACGCGGCTTCGAGCGGGCGGTGCGGCGCGGCGACAAGCCGGCGCTTTTGGTTGCAGCGGACGCCACCGATCCCGTGGCGGCGAGCTCGGCAATCGGCTCGCTCGGCATGGTCGTGCAGACCGCGCTCAAGCACGATCTCTATATCGGCGATCCCCCGGAGATGCCGTTCGAGATCCGCGCGCATGCCCGCTACAACCCGGCCGCGGCCTCCAGCCTCAACATCGTGCCGGGTCTGGTCGGCACCATCCTCACCATGACCATGCTGATCTTCACCTCGCTCTCCGTCACGCGCGAGGTCGAGCGCGGCACCATGGAGAGCCTGTTGTCGATGCCGATCAGGCCGGTCGAGGTGATGTTCGGCAAGATCATCCCTTACGTGCTGGTCGGTTTCGTCCAGGCCTTTCTGATCATCGGCATCGGCGTCGGCCTGTTCGGCGTGCCCGTGCTCGGCAATCTGTTCCTGCTGGCGCTGCTCTCGACGCTGTTCATCACCACCAATCTGGCGATCGGCTACACGATCTCGACGCTGGTGCAGAACCAGCTCCAGGCCATGCAGATGTCGATGATGTTCTTCCTGCCGAGCATCCTGCTATCCGGCTTCATGTTCCCGTTCGCCGGCATGCCGGTCTGGGCGCAATATCTCGGCGAATGCCTGCCGCTGACGCACTATCTGCGCATCGTCCGCGCCATCATGCTGAAGGGCGCGACCATGCAGAATTTGCGCTTCGACACCCTGGCGCTGGCGGCCTTGATGCTGGTCGCCATGACCATCGCCGTGACGCGCTTCCGCCGCACGCTGGATTGA
- a CDS encoding glycosyltransferase family 2 protein, which translates to MNEAIRPGVGNQAHEGPELSVIVPTFNERDNVTVLYRRLEATLVNVAWEVVFVDDNSPDGTWDVVRALAQQDSRVRCVRRIGRRGLSGACIEGILASSAPYVAVIDADLQHDETQLPKMLLLLASDEAELVVGSRYIEGYKSEGFNKQRAGASALATELARKALRVEIADPMSGFFMIRRDRFEQLAPKLSVHGFKILLDVVASANGALRAVEIPYTFGERQHGESKLDSMVALDFLGLVLAKFTNDAVSLRFILFAMVGGIGLVVHLTTLFVALQLFKAPFAEAQAAGAIVAMTSNFVLNNFLTYRDQRLKGFALLRGLIAFYIVCSVGLLANVGVAFSVYDQEPIWWLAGMAGALMGVVWNYAMSGLFVWRKK; encoded by the coding sequence ATGAATGAAGCGATCAGACCGGGCGTCGGCAACCAGGCTCATGAGGGGCCGGAACTGTCGGTCATCGTCCCGACCTTCAACGAGCGCGACAACGTCACGGTGCTGTACCGGCGGCTGGAGGCGACGCTCGTCAACGTCGCCTGGGAAGTCGTGTTCGTCGACGACAATTCGCCCGACGGCACCTGGGACGTCGTGCGCGCACTGGCGCAGCAAGACAGCCGCGTGCGCTGTGTGCGCCGCATCGGCCGCCGCGGCCTGTCCGGCGCCTGCATCGAGGGCATCCTGGCCTCGAGCGCGCCCTATGTGGCCGTGATCGACGCCGACCTCCAGCACGACGAGACGCAACTGCCGAAGATGCTGTTGCTGCTCGCAAGCGACGAGGCCGAGCTCGTGGTCGGCAGCCGCTACATCGAGGGCTACAAGAGCGAAGGCTTCAACAAGCAGCGTGCCGGCGCCAGCGCGCTGGCGACCGAGCTCGCCAGGAAGGCGTTGCGAGTCGAGATCGCCGATCCCATGAGCGGCTTCTTCATGATCCGCCGGGATCGTTTCGAGCAGCTTGCGCCAAAACTGTCGGTGCACGGCTTCAAGATTCTGCTCGACGTCGTCGCCAGCGCGAACGGCGCCTTGCGAGCCGTGGAAATTCCCTACACGTTCGGCGAGCGCCAGCATGGCGAGAGCAAGCTCGATTCCATGGTCGCACTGGACTTTCTCGGCCTGGTGCTGGCGAAGTTCACCAACGATGCCGTCTCACTGCGCTTCATCCTGTTCGCGATGGTCGGCGGCATCGGCCTCGTGGTGCATCTGACGACGCTGTTCGTCGCTCTTCAGCTGTTCAAGGCGCCGTTCGCGGAGGCGCAGGCCGCCGGCGCCATCGTCGCCATGACCAGCAACTTCGTCCTCAACAACTTCCTCACCTATCGCGACCAGCGGCTGAAGGGCTTTGCGCTGCTGCGCGGCCTGATCGCCTTCTACATCGTGTGCAGCGTCGGCCTGCTCGCCAATGTCGGCGTCGCCTTCTCGGTCTACGACCAGGAGCCGATCTGGTGGCTGGCCGGCATGGCCGGCGCGCTGATGGGCGTGGTGTGGAACTATGCGATGTCCGGACTGTTCGTCTGGCGTAAGAAATAG
- a CDS encoding HlyD family secretion protein: MRSSQVIFRFALAAVLATGLAGCKEKRDPGFQGWVEADMIFVSPDEAGRVTKLGVREGDEVKVGDQLYSVDDDLQLADLNQNKATLANAQQTYDRAASLSKTGSGTQANLDSAVSALRVAEARVATSETRMARRKGFAPVAGTIQQIYFREGEMVAAQRPVLSIMPPGNMKLRFFVPETELPKLAIGDTVRIVCDNCAADLTAKIYFIATSAEYTPPVIYSLEERNKLVYLVQARPSRPDALRVGQPIDVYLNPKTPVADKR, from the coding sequence ATGAGGTCGTCGCAAGTCATTTTCAGATTCGCATTGGCAGCCGTGCTCGCGACCGGACTCGCCGGCTGCAAGGAGAAGCGCGATCCCGGCTTCCAGGGCTGGGTCGAGGCCGACATGATCTTCGTCAGCCCGGACGAAGCCGGCCGGGTGACCAAGCTCGGCGTCCGCGAGGGCGACGAGGTCAAGGTCGGCGATCAGCTCTATTCCGTCGACGACGACCTCCAGCTTGCCGATCTCAACCAGAACAAGGCAACGCTGGCCAACGCGCAGCAGACCTATGATCGTGCGGCCTCGCTGAGCAAGACCGGCTCCGGCACGCAGGCCAATCTCGACTCCGCCGTGTCGGCCTTGCGCGTCGCGGAAGCGCGGGTGGCGACGTCGGAGACGCGGATGGCGCGGCGCAAGGGCTTTGCGCCCGTTGCCGGCACCATCCAGCAGATCTATTTCCGCGAGGGCGAGATGGTGGCGGCGCAGCGGCCGGTGCTGTCGATCATGCCGCCCGGCAACATGAAGCTGCGCTTCTTCGTGCCCGAGACCGAACTGCCGAAGCTCGCGATCGGCGACACCGTGCGGATCGTGTGCGACAATTGCGCCGCCGATCTCACCGCAAAAATCTACTTCATCGCGACCTCGGCCGAATACACCCCGCCTGTCATCTACAGCCTCGAGGAGCGCAACAAGCTCGTCTATCTCGTCCAGGCGCGGCCCTCGCGCCCCGATGCCCTGCGCGTGGGGCAGCCGATCGACGTCTACCTCAATCCAAAGACACCGGTGGCGGACAAGCGATGA
- a CDS encoding ABC transporter ATP-binding protein, protein MNGGNGIAIDVKGLTKSFGGREVVHDLSMQVKRGSIYGFLGPNGSGKTTTIRILCGLLTPDSGEGTCLGYDIRRDAEKIKRQVGYMTQRFSLYQDLSVRENLEFVARLYGLTDARGAAREMIKRLGLSGREEQLAGELSGGWKQRLALGACTLPSPKLLLLDEPTAGVDPKARRDFWNEIHALAADGLTVLVSTHYMDEAERCHEIAYIAYGHLLTHGTVEEVIAGSALSTYTVTGENLNELTAALTGKPGIDMVAPFGTSLHVSGRDVAALEASIAPWREQGGLHWHKSSPSLEDVFIELMSRSRDNFQ, encoded by the coding sequence ATGAACGGCGGCAATGGCATCGCGATCGACGTCAAGGGCCTGACCAAATCGTTCGGCGGCCGCGAGGTCGTGCATGATCTGTCGATGCAGGTGAAGCGCGGCTCGATCTACGGCTTCCTCGGGCCGAACGGGTCGGGCAAGACCACCACCATCCGCATTCTCTGCGGGCTGCTCACGCCGGACAGCGGCGAGGGGACGTGCCTCGGTTACGACATCCGGCGCGATGCCGAGAAGATCAAGCGCCAGGTCGGCTACATGACCCAGCGCTTCAGCCTGTACCAGGACCTCTCCGTCCGCGAGAACCTCGAATTCGTCGCGCGACTCTATGGCCTCACCGATGCGCGCGGTGCCGCGCGCGAGATGATCAAGCGGCTCGGATTGTCGGGGCGCGAAGAGCAGCTCGCGGGCGAGCTCTCCGGCGGCTGGAAGCAGCGCCTGGCGCTCGGGGCCTGCACGCTGCCCAGTCCGAAATTGCTGCTGCTGGACGAGCCGACCGCCGGCGTCGATCCGAAGGCGCGGCGCGATTTCTGGAACGAGATCCATGCGCTCGCAGCCGACGGTCTCACCGTGCTGGTCTCGACCCACTACATGGACGAGGCCGAACGCTGTCACGAGATCGCCTACATCGCCTACGGCCATCTGCTGACGCACGGCACGGTGGAGGAGGTGATCGCGGGATCCGCGCTGTCGACCTACACGGTCACAGGCGAGAACCTGAACGAGCTCACGGCCGCGCTCACCGGCAAGCCCGGAATCGACATGGTGGCGCCGTTCGGCACCTCCTTGCACGTTTCGGGGCGCGACGTCGCGGCGCTCGAAGCCAGCATCGCGCCGTGGCGTGAGCAGGGCGGCCTGCACTGGCACAAATCATCGCCCTCGCTCGAAGACGTGTTCATCGAGCTGATGAGCCGATCCAGGGACAATTTCCAATGA